One Gossypium raimondii isolate GPD5lz chromosome 3, ASM2569854v1, whole genome shotgun sequence genomic window carries:
- the LOC105794291 gene encoding homeobox-leucine zipper protein HDG2 isoform X3 translates to MPAGVMIPARNMPSMITGNGSVSGYGTSSGLTLGQPNNVMEGQLHPLEMTQNASESEIARMRDEEFDSTNKSGSENHELGGSGDDQDPRPNKKKRYHRHTQHQIQEMEAFFKECPHPDDKQRKELGRELGLEPLQVKFWFQNKRTQMKTQHERHENTQLRTENEKLRADNMRYREALSTASCPNCGGPTAVGQMSFDEHHLRLENSRLREEIDRISAIAAKYVGKPVVNFPLLSSPAPPRPFDFGSQPVTEEMYGVGDLLRSISAPSEADKPMIIELAVAAMEELVRMAQVGEPLWMTSLDGTTCMLNEEEYIRTFPSGIGPKPTGFKCEASKETTVVIMNHINLVEILMDVNQWSTLFSGIVSKASTLDVLSTGVAGNYNGALQVMTAEFQVLSPLVPTRESYYVRYCKQHAEGTWAVVDVSLDTIRPSPTVRCRRRPSGCLIQEMPNGYSKVTWVEHVEVDDGGVHNLYKQLVSSGHAFGARRWVSTLDRQCERLASLMASNIPTGDVGVITNQDGRKSMLKLAERMVISFCGGVSASTAHTWTTLSGTGADDVRVMTRKSVDDPGRPPGIVLSAATSFWLPVSPKRVFDFLRDEHSRSEWDILSNGGAVQEMAHIANGRDPGNCVSLLRVNSANSSQSNMLILQESCTDPTASFVIYAPVDIVAMNVVLNGGDPDYVALLPSGFAILPDGMTVTDVGMADSGGSSGSLLTVAFQILVDSVPTAKLSLGSVATVNNLIACTVERIKASLSCDNA, encoded by the exons ATGCCAGCCGGAGTAATGATCCCGGCAAGAAACATGCCCTCGATGATCACCGGAAACGGGAGCGTTAGTGGTTATGGAACATCCTCAGGACTTACTCTTGGTCAG CCTAACAACGTGATGGAAGGTCAACTCCACCCTCTTGAGATGACCCAAAACGCTTCTGAAAGTGAAATTGCTCGAATGAGAGACGAAGAATTTGACAGTACAAACAAATCTGGTAGCGAAAATCATGAATTAGGTGGCTCTGGAGACGATCAAGATCCTCGTCCCAACAAAAAGAAGCGTTATCATCGCCATACCCAGCATCAGATCCAAGAAATGGAGGC atttttcaAAGAGTGTCCACACCCAGATGACAAGCAAAGGAAGGAGCTTGGGCGTGAGTTAGGGTTAGAACCGTTGCAAGTCAAATTCTGGTTCCAAAATAAGCGCACCCAAATGAAG ACTCAGCATGAGCGTCACGAAAACACACAGCTGCGAACTGAGAACGAGAAGCTAAGGGCTGACAACATGAGATATAGGGAAGCTTTGAGCACTGCTTCATGCCCAAATTGTGGAGGTCCAACTGCTGTTGGACAAATGTCATTTGATGAACATCATCTCAGACTTGAGAATTCTCGATTGAGGGAAGAG ATTGATCGTATATCAGCAATAGCTGCAAAGTATGTGGGCAAGCCAGTGGTGAACTTTCCTCTACTTTCATCTCCTGCGCCTCCTCGACCATTTGATTTCGGTTCACAACCTGTCACTGAGGAGATGTATGGTGTTGGGGATCTTCTCAGGTCTATTAGTGCACCTTCTGAGGCCGATAAGCCAATGATTATTGAGCTTGCGGTGGCAGCTATGGAGGAACTGGTTAGAATGGCTCAGGTGGGGGAACCTTTATGGATGACCAGTCTTGATGGTACCACCTGTATGCTGAATGAAGAAGAGTATATTAGGACTTTTCCTAGCGGAATTGGGCCAAAACCTACTGGCTTTAAATGCGAAGCTTCAAAAGAAACTACTGTTGTTATCATGAACCACATTAACCTTGTTGAGATTCTCATGGATGTG AACCAGTGGTCAACTCTGTTTTCGGGAATAGTTTCGAAGGCTTCAACTTTGGATGTTCTCTCAACAGGAGTAGCAGGGAATTATAATGGAGCCCTTCAAGTG ATGACAGCTGAATTTCAAGTTCTTTCACCTCTTGTTCCCACTCGTGAGAGTTATTATGTAAGATACTGCAAACAGCATGCAGAGGGAACTTGGGCTGTGGTTGATGTTTCCTTGGATACTATACGCCCCAGTCCCACTGTGAGATGCAGAAGAAGACCATCTGGTTGCCTAATTCAAGAAATGCCCAATGGCTACTCAAAG GTTACATGGGTTGAGCATGTAGAAGTGGACGATGGAGGTGTTCACAATCTGTACAAGCAACTGGTAAGCTCCGGCCATGCTTTCGGAGCAAGACGATGGGTTTCTACTTTAGATCGACAGTGTGAGAGGCTTGCAAGTTTAATGGCTTCTAACATTCCCACCGGCGATGTTGGGg TGATAACAAATCAAGATGGGAGAAAGAGTATGCTGAAGCTAGCTGAGCGAATGGTAATCAGTTTCTGTGGAGGAGTTAGTGCCTCTACAGCACACACGTGGACGACATTATCGGGAACTGGGGCTGATGATGTAAGGGTGATGACCCGAAAGAGTGTAGATGATCCAGGTAGACCTCCAGGGATTGTGCTTAGTGCTGCAACGTCGTTTTGGCTCCCTGTTTCACCTAAGAGGGTTTTTGATTTCCTCAGAGATGAGCATTCTCGAAGTGAG TGGGATATTCTGTCTAATGGCGGAGCTGTCCAAGAAATGGCACACATTGCTAATGGTCGGGATCCAGGCAATTGTGTTTCACTACTTAGAGTAAAT AGTGCAAATTCAAGCCAGAGCAACATGCTGATTTTACAAGAGAGTTGCACTGATCCAACAGCCTCTTTTGTGATCTATGCTCCTGTTGATATTGTTGCGATGAATGTTGTCCTAAATGGAGGGGATCCGGACTATGTTGCTCTTCTTCCCTCGGGTTTCGCAATACTGCCTGATGGAATGACTGTGACTGACGTAGGAATGGCTGATTCCGGCGGGTCTAGTGGATCTCTTCTAACTGTTGCATTTCAGATTTTGGTCGATTCTGTGCCGACGGCAAAACTTTCTCTCGGATCCGTTGCAACGGTAAACAATTTGATTGCATGCACCGTTGAAAGGATAAAGGCATCTCTGTCATGCGATAATGCATGA
- the LOC105794291 gene encoding homeobox-leucine zipper protein HDG2 isoform X2, with the protein MPAGVMIPARNMPSMITGNGSVSGYGTSSGLTLGQQPNNVMEGQLHPLEMTQNASESEIARMRDEEFDSTNKSGSENHELGGSGDDQDPRPNKKKRYHRHTQHQIQEMEAFFKECPHPDDKQRKELGRELGLEPLQVKFWFQNKRTQMKTQHERHENTQLRTENEKLRADNMRYREALSTASCPNCGGPTAVGQMSFDEHHLRLENSRLREEIDRISAIAAKYVGKPVVNFPLLSSPAPPRPFDFGSQPVTEEMYGVGDLLRSISAPSEADKPMIIELAVAAMEELVRMAQVGEPLWMTSLDGTTCMLNEEEYIRTFPSGIGPKPTGFKCEASKETTVVIMNHINLVEILMDVNQWSTLFSGIVSKASTLDVLSTGVAGNYNGALQVMTAEFQVLSPLVPTRESYYVRYCKQHAEGTWAVVDVSLDTIRPSPTVRCRRRPSGCLIQEMPNGYSKVTWVEHVEVDDGGVHNLYKQLVSSGHAFGARRWVSTLDRQCERLASLMASNIPTGDVGVITNQDGRKSMLKLAERMVISFCGGVSASTAHTWTTLSGTGADDVRVMTRKSVDDPGRPPGIVLSAATSFWLPVSPKRVFDFLRDEHSRSEWDILSNGGAVQEMAHIANGRDPGNCVSLLRVNSANSSQSNMLILQESCTDPTASFVIYAPVDIVAMNVVLNGGDPDYVALLPSGFAILPDGMTVTDVGMADSGGSSGSLLTVAFQILVDSVPTAKLSLGSVATVNNLIACTVERIKASLSCDNA; encoded by the exons ATGCCAGCCGGAGTAATGATCCCGGCAAGAAACATGCCCTCGATGATCACCGGAAACGGGAGCGTTAGTGGTTATGGAACATCCTCAGGACTTACTCTTGGTCAG CAGCCTAACAACGTGATGGAAGGTCAACTCCACCCTCTTGAGATGACCCAAAACGCTTCTGAAAGTGAAATTGCTCGAATGAGAGACGAAGAATTTGACAGTACAAACAAATCTGGTAGCGAAAATCATGAATTAGGTGGCTCTGGAGACGATCAAGATCCTCGTCCCAACAAAAAGAAGCGTTATCATCGCCATACCCAGCATCAGATCCAAGAAATGGAGGC atttttcaAAGAGTGTCCACACCCAGATGACAAGCAAAGGAAGGAGCTTGGGCGTGAGTTAGGGTTAGAACCGTTGCAAGTCAAATTCTGGTTCCAAAATAAGCGCACCCAAATGAAG ACTCAGCATGAGCGTCACGAAAACACACAGCTGCGAACTGAGAACGAGAAGCTAAGGGCTGACAACATGAGATATAGGGAAGCTTTGAGCACTGCTTCATGCCCAAATTGTGGAGGTCCAACTGCTGTTGGACAAATGTCATTTGATGAACATCATCTCAGACTTGAGAATTCTCGATTGAGGGAAGAG ATTGATCGTATATCAGCAATAGCTGCAAAGTATGTGGGCAAGCCAGTGGTGAACTTTCCTCTACTTTCATCTCCTGCGCCTCCTCGACCATTTGATTTCGGTTCACAACCTGTCACTGAGGAGATGTATGGTGTTGGGGATCTTCTCAGGTCTATTAGTGCACCTTCTGAGGCCGATAAGCCAATGATTATTGAGCTTGCGGTGGCAGCTATGGAGGAACTGGTTAGAATGGCTCAGGTGGGGGAACCTTTATGGATGACCAGTCTTGATGGTACCACCTGTATGCTGAATGAAGAAGAGTATATTAGGACTTTTCCTAGCGGAATTGGGCCAAAACCTACTGGCTTTAAATGCGAAGCTTCAAAAGAAACTACTGTTGTTATCATGAACCACATTAACCTTGTTGAGATTCTCATGGATGTG AACCAGTGGTCAACTCTGTTTTCGGGAATAGTTTCGAAGGCTTCAACTTTGGATGTTCTCTCAACAGGAGTAGCAGGGAATTATAATGGAGCCCTTCAAGTG ATGACAGCTGAATTTCAAGTTCTTTCACCTCTTGTTCCCACTCGTGAGAGTTATTATGTAAGATACTGCAAACAGCATGCAGAGGGAACTTGGGCTGTGGTTGATGTTTCCTTGGATACTATACGCCCCAGTCCCACTGTGAGATGCAGAAGAAGACCATCTGGTTGCCTAATTCAAGAAATGCCCAATGGCTACTCAAAG GTTACATGGGTTGAGCATGTAGAAGTGGACGATGGAGGTGTTCACAATCTGTACAAGCAACTGGTAAGCTCCGGCCATGCTTTCGGAGCAAGACGATGGGTTTCTACTTTAGATCGACAGTGTGAGAGGCTTGCAAGTTTAATGGCTTCTAACATTCCCACCGGCGATGTTGGGg TGATAACAAATCAAGATGGGAGAAAGAGTATGCTGAAGCTAGCTGAGCGAATGGTAATCAGTTTCTGTGGAGGAGTTAGTGCCTCTACAGCACACACGTGGACGACATTATCGGGAACTGGGGCTGATGATGTAAGGGTGATGACCCGAAAGAGTGTAGATGATCCAGGTAGACCTCCAGGGATTGTGCTTAGTGCTGCAACGTCGTTTTGGCTCCCTGTTTCACCTAAGAGGGTTTTTGATTTCCTCAGAGATGAGCATTCTCGAAGTGAG TGGGATATTCTGTCTAATGGCGGAGCTGTCCAAGAAATGGCACACATTGCTAATGGTCGGGATCCAGGCAATTGTGTTTCACTACTTAGAGTAAAT AGTGCAAATTCAAGCCAGAGCAACATGCTGATTTTACAAGAGAGTTGCACTGATCCAACAGCCTCTTTTGTGATCTATGCTCCTGTTGATATTGTTGCGATGAATGTTGTCCTAAATGGAGGGGATCCGGACTATGTTGCTCTTCTTCCCTCGGGTTTCGCAATACTGCCTGATGGAATGACTGTGACTGACGTAGGAATGGCTGATTCCGGCGGGTCTAGTGGATCTCTTCTAACTGTTGCATTTCAGATTTTGGTCGATTCTGTGCCGACGGCAAAACTTTCTCTCGGATCCGTTGCAACGGTAAACAATTTGATTGCATGCACCGTTGAAAGGATAAAGGCATCTCTGTCATGCGATAATGCATGA
- the LOC105794291 gene encoding homeobox-leucine zipper protein HDG2 isoform X1, with amino-acid sequence MPAGVMIPARNMPSMITGNGSVSGYGTSSGLTLGQIMFQQPNNVMEGQLHPLEMTQNASESEIARMRDEEFDSTNKSGSENHELGGSGDDQDPRPNKKKRYHRHTQHQIQEMEAFFKECPHPDDKQRKELGRELGLEPLQVKFWFQNKRTQMKTQHERHENTQLRTENEKLRADNMRYREALSTASCPNCGGPTAVGQMSFDEHHLRLENSRLREEIDRISAIAAKYVGKPVVNFPLLSSPAPPRPFDFGSQPVTEEMYGVGDLLRSISAPSEADKPMIIELAVAAMEELVRMAQVGEPLWMTSLDGTTCMLNEEEYIRTFPSGIGPKPTGFKCEASKETTVVIMNHINLVEILMDVNQWSTLFSGIVSKASTLDVLSTGVAGNYNGALQVMTAEFQVLSPLVPTRESYYVRYCKQHAEGTWAVVDVSLDTIRPSPTVRCRRRPSGCLIQEMPNGYSKVTWVEHVEVDDGGVHNLYKQLVSSGHAFGARRWVSTLDRQCERLASLMASNIPTGDVGVITNQDGRKSMLKLAERMVISFCGGVSASTAHTWTTLSGTGADDVRVMTRKSVDDPGRPPGIVLSAATSFWLPVSPKRVFDFLRDEHSRSEWDILSNGGAVQEMAHIANGRDPGNCVSLLRVNSANSSQSNMLILQESCTDPTASFVIYAPVDIVAMNVVLNGGDPDYVALLPSGFAILPDGMTVTDVGMADSGGSSGSLLTVAFQILVDSVPTAKLSLGSVATVNNLIACTVERIKASLSCDNA; translated from the exons ATGCCAGCCGGAGTAATGATCCCGGCAAGAAACATGCCCTCGATGATCACCGGAAACGGGAGCGTTAGTGGTTATGGAACATCCTCAGGACTTACTCTTGGTCAG ATAATGTTCCAGCAGCCTAACAACGTGATGGAAGGTCAACTCCACCCTCTTGAGATGACCCAAAACGCTTCTGAAAGTGAAATTGCTCGAATGAGAGACGAAGAATTTGACAGTACAAACAAATCTGGTAGCGAAAATCATGAATTAGGTGGCTCTGGAGACGATCAAGATCCTCGTCCCAACAAAAAGAAGCGTTATCATCGCCATACCCAGCATCAGATCCAAGAAATGGAGGC atttttcaAAGAGTGTCCACACCCAGATGACAAGCAAAGGAAGGAGCTTGGGCGTGAGTTAGGGTTAGAACCGTTGCAAGTCAAATTCTGGTTCCAAAATAAGCGCACCCAAATGAAG ACTCAGCATGAGCGTCACGAAAACACACAGCTGCGAACTGAGAACGAGAAGCTAAGGGCTGACAACATGAGATATAGGGAAGCTTTGAGCACTGCTTCATGCCCAAATTGTGGAGGTCCAACTGCTGTTGGACAAATGTCATTTGATGAACATCATCTCAGACTTGAGAATTCTCGATTGAGGGAAGAG ATTGATCGTATATCAGCAATAGCTGCAAAGTATGTGGGCAAGCCAGTGGTGAACTTTCCTCTACTTTCATCTCCTGCGCCTCCTCGACCATTTGATTTCGGTTCACAACCTGTCACTGAGGAGATGTATGGTGTTGGGGATCTTCTCAGGTCTATTAGTGCACCTTCTGAGGCCGATAAGCCAATGATTATTGAGCTTGCGGTGGCAGCTATGGAGGAACTGGTTAGAATGGCTCAGGTGGGGGAACCTTTATGGATGACCAGTCTTGATGGTACCACCTGTATGCTGAATGAAGAAGAGTATATTAGGACTTTTCCTAGCGGAATTGGGCCAAAACCTACTGGCTTTAAATGCGAAGCTTCAAAAGAAACTACTGTTGTTATCATGAACCACATTAACCTTGTTGAGATTCTCATGGATGTG AACCAGTGGTCAACTCTGTTTTCGGGAATAGTTTCGAAGGCTTCAACTTTGGATGTTCTCTCAACAGGAGTAGCAGGGAATTATAATGGAGCCCTTCAAGTG ATGACAGCTGAATTTCAAGTTCTTTCACCTCTTGTTCCCACTCGTGAGAGTTATTATGTAAGATACTGCAAACAGCATGCAGAGGGAACTTGGGCTGTGGTTGATGTTTCCTTGGATACTATACGCCCCAGTCCCACTGTGAGATGCAGAAGAAGACCATCTGGTTGCCTAATTCAAGAAATGCCCAATGGCTACTCAAAG GTTACATGGGTTGAGCATGTAGAAGTGGACGATGGAGGTGTTCACAATCTGTACAAGCAACTGGTAAGCTCCGGCCATGCTTTCGGAGCAAGACGATGGGTTTCTACTTTAGATCGACAGTGTGAGAGGCTTGCAAGTTTAATGGCTTCTAACATTCCCACCGGCGATGTTGGGg TGATAACAAATCAAGATGGGAGAAAGAGTATGCTGAAGCTAGCTGAGCGAATGGTAATCAGTTTCTGTGGAGGAGTTAGTGCCTCTACAGCACACACGTGGACGACATTATCGGGAACTGGGGCTGATGATGTAAGGGTGATGACCCGAAAGAGTGTAGATGATCCAGGTAGACCTCCAGGGATTGTGCTTAGTGCTGCAACGTCGTTTTGGCTCCCTGTTTCACCTAAGAGGGTTTTTGATTTCCTCAGAGATGAGCATTCTCGAAGTGAG TGGGATATTCTGTCTAATGGCGGAGCTGTCCAAGAAATGGCACACATTGCTAATGGTCGGGATCCAGGCAATTGTGTTTCACTACTTAGAGTAAAT AGTGCAAATTCAAGCCAGAGCAACATGCTGATTTTACAAGAGAGTTGCACTGATCCAACAGCCTCTTTTGTGATCTATGCTCCTGTTGATATTGTTGCGATGAATGTTGTCCTAAATGGAGGGGATCCGGACTATGTTGCTCTTCTTCCCTCGGGTTTCGCAATACTGCCTGATGGAATGACTGTGACTGACGTAGGAATGGCTGATTCCGGCGGGTCTAGTGGATCTCTTCTAACTGTTGCATTTCAGATTTTGGTCGATTCTGTGCCGACGGCAAAACTTTCTCTCGGATCCGTTGCAACGGTAAACAATTTGATTGCATGCACCGTTGAAAGGATAAAGGCATCTCTGTCATGCGATAATGCATGA
- the LOC105794291 gene encoding homeobox-leucine zipper protein HDG2 isoform X4, whose protein sequence is MFQQPNNVMEGQLHPLEMTQNASESEIARMRDEEFDSTNKSGSENHELGGSGDDQDPRPNKKKRYHRHTQHQIQEMEAFFKECPHPDDKQRKELGRELGLEPLQVKFWFQNKRTQMKTQHERHENTQLRTENEKLRADNMRYREALSTASCPNCGGPTAVGQMSFDEHHLRLENSRLREEIDRISAIAAKYVGKPVVNFPLLSSPAPPRPFDFGSQPVTEEMYGVGDLLRSISAPSEADKPMIIELAVAAMEELVRMAQVGEPLWMTSLDGTTCMLNEEEYIRTFPSGIGPKPTGFKCEASKETTVVIMNHINLVEILMDVNQWSTLFSGIVSKASTLDVLSTGVAGNYNGALQVMTAEFQVLSPLVPTRESYYVRYCKQHAEGTWAVVDVSLDTIRPSPTVRCRRRPSGCLIQEMPNGYSKVTWVEHVEVDDGGVHNLYKQLVSSGHAFGARRWVSTLDRQCERLASLMASNIPTGDVGVITNQDGRKSMLKLAERMVISFCGGVSASTAHTWTTLSGTGADDVRVMTRKSVDDPGRPPGIVLSAATSFWLPVSPKRVFDFLRDEHSRSEWDILSNGGAVQEMAHIANGRDPGNCVSLLRVNSANSSQSNMLILQESCTDPTASFVIYAPVDIVAMNVVLNGGDPDYVALLPSGFAILPDGMTVTDVGMADSGGSSGSLLTVAFQILVDSVPTAKLSLGSVATVNNLIACTVERIKASLSCDNA, encoded by the exons ATGTTCCAGCAGCCTAACAACGTGATGGAAGGTCAACTCCACCCTCTTGAGATGACCCAAAACGCTTCTGAAAGTGAAATTGCTCGAATGAGAGACGAAGAATTTGACAGTACAAACAAATCTGGTAGCGAAAATCATGAATTAGGTGGCTCTGGAGACGATCAAGATCCTCGTCCCAACAAAAAGAAGCGTTATCATCGCCATACCCAGCATCAGATCCAAGAAATGGAGGC atttttcaAAGAGTGTCCACACCCAGATGACAAGCAAAGGAAGGAGCTTGGGCGTGAGTTAGGGTTAGAACCGTTGCAAGTCAAATTCTGGTTCCAAAATAAGCGCACCCAAATGAAG ACTCAGCATGAGCGTCACGAAAACACACAGCTGCGAACTGAGAACGAGAAGCTAAGGGCTGACAACATGAGATATAGGGAAGCTTTGAGCACTGCTTCATGCCCAAATTGTGGAGGTCCAACTGCTGTTGGACAAATGTCATTTGATGAACATCATCTCAGACTTGAGAATTCTCGATTGAGGGAAGAG ATTGATCGTATATCAGCAATAGCTGCAAAGTATGTGGGCAAGCCAGTGGTGAACTTTCCTCTACTTTCATCTCCTGCGCCTCCTCGACCATTTGATTTCGGTTCACAACCTGTCACTGAGGAGATGTATGGTGTTGGGGATCTTCTCAGGTCTATTAGTGCACCTTCTGAGGCCGATAAGCCAATGATTATTGAGCTTGCGGTGGCAGCTATGGAGGAACTGGTTAGAATGGCTCAGGTGGGGGAACCTTTATGGATGACCAGTCTTGATGGTACCACCTGTATGCTGAATGAAGAAGAGTATATTAGGACTTTTCCTAGCGGAATTGGGCCAAAACCTACTGGCTTTAAATGCGAAGCTTCAAAAGAAACTACTGTTGTTATCATGAACCACATTAACCTTGTTGAGATTCTCATGGATGTG AACCAGTGGTCAACTCTGTTTTCGGGAATAGTTTCGAAGGCTTCAACTTTGGATGTTCTCTCAACAGGAGTAGCAGGGAATTATAATGGAGCCCTTCAAGTG ATGACAGCTGAATTTCAAGTTCTTTCACCTCTTGTTCCCACTCGTGAGAGTTATTATGTAAGATACTGCAAACAGCATGCAGAGGGAACTTGGGCTGTGGTTGATGTTTCCTTGGATACTATACGCCCCAGTCCCACTGTGAGATGCAGAAGAAGACCATCTGGTTGCCTAATTCAAGAAATGCCCAATGGCTACTCAAAG GTTACATGGGTTGAGCATGTAGAAGTGGACGATGGAGGTGTTCACAATCTGTACAAGCAACTGGTAAGCTCCGGCCATGCTTTCGGAGCAAGACGATGGGTTTCTACTTTAGATCGACAGTGTGAGAGGCTTGCAAGTTTAATGGCTTCTAACATTCCCACCGGCGATGTTGGGg TGATAACAAATCAAGATGGGAGAAAGAGTATGCTGAAGCTAGCTGAGCGAATGGTAATCAGTTTCTGTGGAGGAGTTAGTGCCTCTACAGCACACACGTGGACGACATTATCGGGAACTGGGGCTGATGATGTAAGGGTGATGACCCGAAAGAGTGTAGATGATCCAGGTAGACCTCCAGGGATTGTGCTTAGTGCTGCAACGTCGTTTTGGCTCCCTGTTTCACCTAAGAGGGTTTTTGATTTCCTCAGAGATGAGCATTCTCGAAGTGAG TGGGATATTCTGTCTAATGGCGGAGCTGTCCAAGAAATGGCACACATTGCTAATGGTCGGGATCCAGGCAATTGTGTTTCACTACTTAGAGTAAAT AGTGCAAATTCAAGCCAGAGCAACATGCTGATTTTACAAGAGAGTTGCACTGATCCAACAGCCTCTTTTGTGATCTATGCTCCTGTTGATATTGTTGCGATGAATGTTGTCCTAAATGGAGGGGATCCGGACTATGTTGCTCTTCTTCCCTCGGGTTTCGCAATACTGCCTGATGGAATGACTGTGACTGACGTAGGAATGGCTGATTCCGGCGGGTCTAGTGGATCTCTTCTAACTGTTGCATTTCAGATTTTGGTCGATTCTGTGCCGACGGCAAAACTTTCTCTCGGATCCGTTGCAACGGTAAACAATTTGATTGCATGCACCGTTGAAAGGATAAAGGCATCTCTGTCATGCGATAATGCATGA